A genomic window from Strix uralensis isolate ZFMK-TIS-50842 chromosome 20, bStrUra1, whole genome shotgun sequence includes:
- the LOC141952619 gene encoding uncharacterized protein LOC141952619, with protein MEEAPTGHSTPAVTSHVDVNDLFPHPSGVIFPDEDQDAAINRSVPRLRLFQYQTRSGQHKVNAGGISLHEEEQISRKPLVLLPTRGRVPQLGSRASTPDLMSPINSRPDTPLSGQSRSASAAQGPRRDSNGNTRERQILSLHLLPPQTFPDRPRARGNGPAVEGALLLWRPKEETSLDMPQNRSGRDHTGHLPGPQSQVLQGFLVTVTLHLDNVSHFSCLKDQGVPPLMTPTIFFIQSLLISATQCLRLLLFTCLLALAASLPALDITNLHLLNGTLDGVMNVPPESSQLDNGSTHVRQVRDVAPHPLVGHGWPKDCSEIPTSSRSGVYIIQPKGLHPIVVSCEMNVTNGGWTVIQRNQRDTAVTWAESWSTYKYGFGSVHSEYWLGTEYIHQISQQKVYQVRFVIQDSTGKINFSDYNLFSVEDESHGYRLRLGAYSGTAGDAMTSDNPTTMHDNMKFSTKDRDQDTYSKNCAYSYEGGWWYSACYSVRLNFKGGMTWGSLCKGNCKSSLILIKPAPYC; from the exons ATGGAGGAAgcccccacaggccacagcacTCCAGCTGTCACCTCACATGTGGATGTGAATGATCTCTTCCCTCACCCTTCTGGTGTCATTTTTCCAGATGAAGACCAGGATGCAGCAATAAACAGATCTGTGCCACGACTGCGGCTCTTTCAATATCAAACAC GCTCTGGCCAGCACAAGGTGAATGCTGGG GGCATATCACTTCATGAGGAAGAGCAAATAAGCCGTAAACCACTGGTCCTGCTGCCAACCAGAGGACGAGTGCCTCAGTTGGGGTCTCGTGCCTCCACCCCCGACCTGATGAGCCCTATAAATTCCCGGCCAGACACCCCCCTGTCAGGCCAGAGCCGCTCGGCTTCCGCTGCGCAGGGTCCCCGCAGAGACAGCAAtgg GAACACCCGGGAGAGGCAGATCCTCTCCCTGCACCTCCTTCCCCCCCAGACCTTCCCCGACCGTCCACGTGCACGGGGGAATGGGCCAGCAGTGGAGGGAGCACTGCTGCTCTGGCGGCCTAAAGAGGAGACATCTTTAGACATGCCTCAAAACAGAAGT GGGAGGGATCACACCGGTCATCTGCCAGG TCCCCAGAGCCAGGTTTTACAAGGATTCCTGGTTACAGTCACTCTGCATTTGGACAACGTTTCGCACTTCTCCTGTCTCAAAGACCAGGGGGTGCCACCACTAATGACGCCCACCA TCTTCTTTATCCAATCTCTTCTCATTTCAGCTACCCAGTGCCTTCGCCTCCTGCTTTTCACCTGCCTGCTGGCCCTGGCAGCATCTCTTCCTGCCTTGGACATAACAAACTTGCATCTCCTCAATGGCACACTGGATGGAGTCATGAATGTTCCCCCCGAGTCCTCCCAGCTCG ATAATGGCAGCACACACGTTCGACAGGTCAGAGATGTTGCCCCCCACCCACTGGTGGGCCACG GCTGGCCCAAGGACTGCAGCGAGATCCCCACCAGTAGCCGCAGCGGCGTCTACATCATCCAGCCCAAAGGGCTCCACCCCATCGTGGTGTCCTGTGAAATGAACGTGACCAACGGGGGCTGGACGGTCATCCAGAGGAACCAGAGAGACACAGCAGTCACCTGGGCCGAGTCCTGGAGCACCTACAAGTACGGCTTTGGGAGTGTGCACAGCGAGTACTGGCTGGGCACCGAGTACATCCACCAGATCTCCCAGCAGAAGGTCTATCAGGTCAGGTTCGTCATCCAGGACTCCACAGGCAAGATCAATTTCTCAGACTACAACCTCTTCAGTGTGGAAGATGAGTCCCACGGCTACCGGCTGAGGCTGGGCGCGTACTCGGGGACGGCGGGGGATGCCATGACCTCAGACAACCCCACCACCATGCACGACAACATGAAGTTCTCCACAAAGGATCGGGATCAGGACACTTACAGTAAGAACTGTGCCTACAGCTATGAGGGCGGGTGGTGGTACTCAGCATGTTATTCTGTACGACTGAATTTCAAGGGTGGCATGACCTGGGGCAGCCTCTGCAAAGGGAACTGCAAATCCTCCCTTATCCTCATCAAACCAGCCCCGTACTGTTAG
- the LOC141952434 gene encoding fibrinogen-like protein 1-like protein — protein sequence MCLCVGGSSGSCYWFLLRSPEWISTIKDTQQQMGLQAGTHLVLLPAVVAMLLLCVSAGPAAPTAGSRSGFPADCSHLHKNSPSGVYVIQPAASPPRVVWCDMDTEGKGWTVVQRNSHDTELMWKQSWTTYKYGFGNVQSDHWLGTEYLHLLTQQGTYKVRFIVRNKANVTHYAEYDIFRVESEASGYPLRLGRFSGDGDDYLTSYHPKKGGIHDNMKFSTTDRDQDQYSGNCANSYGGWWYDRCQNVLLNAKKHILWPGFCDNGDCASSLILVKPTDVC from the exons ATGTGCCTTTGCGTGGGTGGTTCGAGCGGTTCATGTTACTGGTTCCTCCTCAGATCTCCAGAATGGATCTCGACCATTAAAGATACCCAGCAACAGATGG GGCTCCAGGCTGGGACACACCTCGTCCTCCTGCCCGCCGTGGTGGCGATGCTTCTCCTCTGCGTGAGTGCTGGTCCAGCAGCACCCACCGCTGGCTCCCGGAGTG GGTTCCCTGCAGACTGCAGCCACCTCCACAAGAACAGCCCCAGCGGGGTGTACGTCATCCAGCCGGCAGCATCACCCCCGCGCGTGGTGTGGTGTGACATGGACACCGAAGGCAAGGGCTGGACTGTTGTCCAGAGAAACTCTCACGACACCGAGCTCATGTGGAAGCAGTCCTGGACCACCTACAAGTACGGCTTCGGGAACGTGCAGAGCGATCACTGGCTGGGCACTGAGTACCTGCACCTGCTGACACAGCAGGGCACCTACAAGGTCCGCTTCATCGTACGGAATAAAGCCAACGTCACCCATTACGCCGAGTACGACATCTTCAGGGTGGAGAGCGAGGCCAGTGGGTACCCGCTGAGGCTGGGCCGGTTTTCTGGTGATGGGGATGACTATCTGACCAGCTATCACCCCAAGAAGGGGGGCATTCATGACAACATGAAGTTCAGCACAACTGACAGAGACCAGGACCAGTACAGCGGGAACTGTGCCAACAGCTACGGGGGCTGGTGGTACGACAGGTGTCAGAACGTCCTGCTCAATGCCAAAAAACACATCCTCTGGCCGGGATTCTGTGATAACGGCGACTGCGCATCCTCCCTCATCCTGGTCAAACCCACAGACGTGTGCTGA